GTGGCCGAGGCCCACCCCGACGGCCCCGCCGAGGCCCTCGTGGCCGAGTTCGAGCGGCGGCTGCCGGACCTGGGCCTGGAGCCCGGCTGGGAGGCGGACCGGCTGCGCGCCGAGGCCGTGCGGATGCTCGAGTACTTCGTGTCCTACCTGCGCCAGATGGAGAAGGCGGGACGGACCCGCGTGCACGTGGAGCACCGCTTCCACCAGGAGCTCGAGCGGGACGGGCTGCGCGTGCGCATCAACGGCAGCATCGACCGGCTCGAGCGGGACGCCGAGGGCCGGCCGGTGGTCATCGACCTCAAGACGGGGCGGAACGAGCCCACGCAGGCGGACCTGCGCGAACTGCCGCAGCTGGGCGTGTACCAGGCCGCGATCGCGGCCGGCGCGCTCGCGGCGGAGGAGTTCGAGCGGCCCACGGAGCCGGGTGGGGCGGCCCTCGTGCAGCTGCGCACCAAGAACAAGTCCGTGAAGGTCCAGGAGCAGCCCGCGCTGTCCGCGGACGAGCAGTGGGCCCTGGACCAGGTGTTCACCGCCGCGGCCAGCATGGTCGGCCCGCGGTTCCTGGCCGTGCACGGCGGACCCGACGGCCCCGGCTGCGCGCTGCCGGCCGTGTGCCCCATCCACAGCGACGGAAGGCAGGCCACCGAATGGCACCGCTGACCCCGGCCGCCGCCACCGCGCGGTACGGCCCCGAGGAGCTCGCCGAGCGGCTGGGGCAGTACGCCCCCACGCCGGAGCAGTCCGCCGTGGTCTCCTCCGGCCTCGAGCCCCGGCTCGTCGTGGCCGGCGCGGGGTCGGGCAAGACCGCGACCATGTCCGACCGCGTGGTCTGGCTGGTGGCCAACGGCCTCGTGGCCCCGGACCAGGTGCTCGGCGTGACCTTCACGCGCAAGGCCGCCGGGGAACTCGCCCACCGCATCAACCGCAAGCTGGACCTGCTGGCCGAGACGGGCCTGGAGATCGAGGGCGCCGAGGAGGCGCCGGCACGGGCCAGCGTGTCCACCTACCACTCGTACGCGCATACGCTCGTGCGGGACCACGGCATGCGGATCGGCCTGGAGCCGGACACCGGGATGATCGGCGAGGCGCAGTCCTACCAGCTCGTCTCCCGGATCGTCCGGGCCTACGAGGGCGACCTCGGGTTCGCCGAGGTCCCGGCCTCGACCCTGGTCCGGGGGGTCATCAAGCTGGCTGCCGACTGCGCCGAGCACCTCGTGGAGCCCGAGGACGTCGAGCACTTCCTCGCCGAGGCCCACGCCCGGGGGGAGTCGCTGCCGTACAGCGCCAAGCAGGTCGAGGGCAGCAACGCGAAGGTCACCTCGGTGTTCACCATGCTCCGGCTGCGGCGGGTCATGTCCGAGCTCGTGGTGGACTACCGCGCCGCCAAGGCCGCGGCCGGCGTCATGGACTACGGCGACCTCGTCCGCCACGCGGCGCGCATCGCCGCCGAGGTGGACGCCGTGGGGGAGATCGAGCGCTCGCGGTTCCGGGTGGTGCTGCTGGACGAGTTCCAGGACACCTCGCACGCCCAGTTGGAGCTGTTCCGGGGCCTCTACGGGGGCGAGGGGCACGCCGTGACGGCGGTGGGCGACCCGAACCAGTCGATCTACGGCTTCCGCGGGGCCTCCGCCGGCCAGCTGTTCGCCTTCCCCGGGACCTTCCCCCGGCGCCTGCCCGACGGCGGCCTGGCGCCCGCGCCCGTGAGCTACCTGACCACGGCGTGGCGGAACTCCCTGAACGTGCTCGCCGCGGCCAACACGGTGGCCGGTCCCCTGCGCAGCGCGCCCGTGGGCGGGATCGAGGTGCGCCCGCTCGAGCCGGCCCCGAGCGCTCCCGAGGGCGAGGTGCGGGTGGCCTGGCTGCCGGACTCGGAGCAGGAGGCCGAGGCCGTCGTGGAGGCGCTGCGGGTCGCCGGCCGGGACGAGCTGCCCCTGGCGGAGCGGCCCACCCGTGCGGTGCTGTGCCGCACGCGCAGCCAGTTCGAGCCGCTCATGGAGGTGATGGACGCGGCCGGCGTGCCCTACGAGGTGCTGGGCCTGTCGGGGCTGCTGTCCGTGCCGGAGGTGGCGGACGTCATCGCCGTGCTGCAGGTCGTCTCGGACCCGAGCCGGTCGGACCACCTGATGCGCATCCTCACCGGCGCCCGGTGGCGCATCGGCCCGGCCGACCTCATGGCCCTGCAGGACCGGGCCCGCGACCTGGCCCGGAACCGGCGGCCGGCCGGGCCGGGCGCCGGGCCCGGGCAGGACGGGGCGGCCGCCGGCGCCGCCCGCGACGCCGGCGACGCGGCTTCTGCCCAGGATCCGGCGCTGCTGGACACCTCGCCGGAGGAGGACGCCGAGTCCTCGTCCCTGGTCGAGGCCCTCGACTGGCTGCCCCCGGCGGGCTGGGTGTCCGCCGCCGGCCGGTCGTTCAGCGACGAGGGACGCCGCCGGCTGGAGCGCCTGGCGGCGGAGTTGCGGTCGCTGTCCGGGCAGACCGGGCTGGAGCTGCCGGCGCTGATCCGGCTCGTGGAGCGGACGCTCGGGCTGGACCTCGAGGTCCAGGCGCGTCCCGGCGTGCCCGGCGTGGCCGCCCGGCGGCACCTGGACGCCTTCCTCGACGCCGCCCGCGACTTCAGCCAGGGCGCGGAGGACGGC
This genomic window from Citricoccus sp. SGAir0253 contains:
- a CDS encoding ATP-dependent DNA helicase translates to MAPLTPAAATARYGPEELAERLGQYAPTPEQSAVVSSGLEPRLVVAGAGSGKTATMSDRVVWLVANGLVAPDQVLGVTFTRKAAGELAHRINRKLDLLAETGLEIEGAEEAPARASVSTYHSYAHTLVRDHGMRIGLEPDTGMIGEAQSYQLVSRIVRAYEGDLGFAEVPASTLVRGVIKLAADCAEHLVEPEDVEHFLAEAHARGESLPYSAKQVEGSNAKVTSVFTMLRLRRVMSELVVDYRAAKAAAGVMDYGDLVRHAARIAAEVDAVGEIERSRFRVVLLDEFQDTSHAQLELFRGLYGGEGHAVTAVGDPNQSIYGFRGASAGQLFAFPGTFPRRLPDGGLAPAPVSYLTTAWRNSLNVLAAANTVAGPLRSAPVGGIEVRPLEPAPSAPEGEVRVAWLPDSEQEAEAVVEALRVAGRDELPLAERPTRAVLCRTRSQFEPLMEVMDAAGVPYEVLGLSGLLSVPEVADVIAVLQVVSDPSRSDHLMRILTGARWRIGPADLMALQDRARDLARNRRPAGPGAGPGQDGAAAGAARDAGDAASAQDPALLDTSPEEDAESSSLVEALDWLPPAGWVSAAGRSFSDEGRRRLERLAAELRSLSGQTGLELPALIRLVERTLGLDLEVQARPGVPGVAARRHLDAFLDAARDFSQGAEDGSGSDLTAFLAWLEAAEERENGLGITGMEPRHDAVQLLTAHASKGLEWDVVAVPGMVDGQFPGKTFDTWTAERSGHLPWDLRGDRESLPHWSRDWETQQDWAGHALGWFLKGQQEAYPDSYKEQAAAHHLQEERRLAYVAFTRARTLLLVSGSHWRGGNKTPAEPSVFLAELAGQSDAGVVVRGPWTVPEEAGETNPFAGRMLTAWWPFDPLDGPEIRVMDPAAPHDEDRATPLPRRSRPRRVALEAAAAWVRSAAPLALAGDTAALAAADAASAEGAVPEDGTDGAAPEAGPGESARDIARQVQWVLDRAAPVNHRGTTVELPSHISASTFVEMAGDPDALARQLRRPMPRPPAHAARRGTAFHAWVEEHFGSTGMLDFDDPEDSADHWVEEALDLEPMKRSFLASRWADRVPAYVEPPVETTVGGVTLRGRIDAVFREGGTTSAPDDPDARWELVDWKTGAVPRGRDLEVKSLQLAVYRLAWSRLHGIPLENISASFVYVAHGVEKAMHDLAGEAELERILARAIHGDEGAGASAP